A genomic segment from Xiphophorus maculatus strain JP 163 A chromosome 6, X_maculatus-5.0-male, whole genome shotgun sequence encodes:
- the LOC111608935 gene encoding myosin-M heavy chain-like codes for MVLLLILPLIGVAPNSVVDGSVPESLSPRDVGLKLREALKQQLTIIHERVEAKKMAKLALAEVRQLLAKEEEEKELDLGRKEMTARVKERVASRLKEEEEKMEKEEIEKALEKVRKEKVKQNGEEKEEETKDKGGEKKSKKREEKVLGKEVKNKEKVKLTLKEKWKKIRAEKSVKEGKK; via the coding sequence ATGGTGTTGCTGCTCATCCTTCCTCTGATTGGTGTGGCACCAAACAGTGTTGTTGATGGTTCTGTCCCAGAATCCCTTTCACCCAGAGATGTTGGCTTAAAGCTTCGGGAGGCTCTGAAGCAGCAGCTGACAATCATCCATGAACGTGTGGAGGCCAAGAAGATGGCTAAGCTGGCTCTGGCTGAAGTCAGGCAGCTGCTGGctaaagaagaggaggaaaaggagctGGACCTGGGCAGGAAGGAAATGACTGCCAGGGTGAAGGAGAGAGTGGCCAGCAGActaaaggaggaggaggaaaagatggagaaaGAAGAAATAGAAAAGGCTCTGGAAAAAGTGCGAAAGGAAAAGGTTAAACAAAACGGCgaggaaaaggaagaagagACCAAAGATAAGGGAGGGGAGaagaaatcaaagaaaagagaggagaaGGTGCTGGGAaaggaagtaaaaaataaagaaaaagttaaattgactctcaaagaaaaatggaagaaaattagAGCTGAGAAATCTGTTAAAGaaggcaaaaaataa